A genomic window from Pseudomonas alcaligenes includes:
- a CDS encoding gamma carbonic anhydrase family protein, with the protein MAIRTYRGTTPQRGPRAFVDASAVVLGDVVLGEDASVWPMAVVRGDMHRIRIGKRTSVQDGSVLHITHAGPFNPDGYPLLIGDEVTIGHNVTLHGCTLGNRILVGMGSIVMDGALVEDEVVIGAGSLVPPGKVLQSGYLYVGSPVKQARALTDQERAFFAYSAANYVKLKDLYLAEGYDQG; encoded by the coding sequence GTGGCGATTCGAACTTACCGGGGTACCACTCCACAGCGAGGCCCGCGCGCCTTCGTCGACGCCTCGGCCGTGGTGCTCGGCGACGTGGTGCTGGGCGAGGACGCCTCGGTGTGGCCGATGGCCGTGGTGCGCGGCGACATGCACCGGATCAGGATCGGCAAGCGCACCAGCGTGCAGGACGGCAGCGTGCTGCACATCACCCACGCCGGGCCGTTCAACCCGGACGGCTACCCGCTGCTGATCGGCGACGAGGTGACCATCGGCCACAACGTCACCCTGCACGGCTGCACCCTGGGCAATCGCATCCTGGTCGGCATGGGCAGCATCGTGATGGACGGCGCGCTGGTCGAGGACGAAGTGGTGATCGGCGCCGGCTCCCTGGTGCCACCGGGCAAGGTGCTGCAGAGCGGCTACCTGTACGTCGGCAGCCCGGTGAAGCAGGCCCGCGCCCTGACCGACCAGGAGCGCGCGTTCTTCGCCTACAGCGCGGCCAACTACGTGAAACTCAAGGACCTGTACCTGGCCGAGGGCTACGACCAGGGCTAG
- a CDS encoding LLM class flavin-dependent oxidoreductase: MSQLSHTPFAVLDLAPMRDDDIGPGPALRRSLDLARHVEQLGFSRLWVAEHHNMEGIASSATAVLLGYLAANTTTLRLGSGGVMLPNHAPLVVAEQFGTLAALYPGRIELGLGRAPGADQATARALRRDRLGSPDDFPEDVAELQALLGPRQPGQRVIALPGMDSGIPIWLLGSSLFSAQLAAERGLPYAFASHFAPRYLHQALRIYRENFRPSAVLDKPYAMIGVPLIAAPSDEEAEFLATSAYQRVLALMRGESLVLRPPVESMAGRWQPHEQAAVGDFLGLAVIGGPQKVRARLEVLLEQTGADELIFTCDLYQPEHRLRSFEIAAGLR, translated from the coding sequence TGCCGTACTCGACCTGGCGCCCATGCGCGACGACGACATTGGCCCGGGCCCTGCCCTGCGCCGCTCGCTGGACCTGGCGCGGCATGTGGAGCAGCTCGGCTTCTCGCGCCTGTGGGTGGCCGAGCACCACAACATGGAAGGCATCGCCAGTTCCGCCACCGCTGTGTTGCTCGGCTACCTGGCGGCCAATACCACCACCCTGCGCCTGGGTTCCGGCGGGGTGATGCTGCCCAACCATGCGCCGCTGGTGGTGGCCGAGCAGTTCGGCACGCTTGCCGCGCTCTACCCCGGGCGCATCGAGCTGGGCCTCGGCCGTGCGCCGGGTGCCGATCAGGCCACCGCGCGCGCCCTGCGCCGTGACCGCCTGGGCAGCCCGGACGACTTCCCCGAGGACGTCGCCGAGCTGCAGGCCCTGCTTGGCCCGCGTCAGCCCGGGCAGCGGGTGATCGCCCTGCCCGGCATGGACAGCGGCATCCCCATCTGGCTGCTCGGCTCCAGCCTGTTCAGTGCCCAGCTGGCCGCCGAGCGCGGCCTGCCCTACGCCTTCGCCTCGCACTTCGCGCCGCGCTACCTGCACCAGGCGCTGCGCATCTACCGCGAGAACTTCCGGCCTTCGGCGGTGCTCGACAAACCCTACGCCATGATCGGCGTACCGCTGATCGCCGCGCCCAGCGACGAGGAGGCCGAGTTCCTCGCCACCAGCGCCTATCAGCGCGTGCTGGCGCTGATGCGTGGCGAGAGCCTGGTGCTGCGCCCGCCAGTGGAGAGCATGGCCGGCCGCTGGCAGCCGCACGAGCAGGCGGCGGTGGGTGATTTCCTCGGCCTGGCGGTGATCGGCGGCCCGCAGAAGGTGCGTGCGCGCCTGGAGGTGCTGCTGGAGCAGACCGGCGCCGACGAGCTGATCTTCACCTGCGACCTGTACCAGCCCGAGCACCGCCTGCGCAGTTTCGAGATAGCCGCCGGTCTGCGCTAG
- a CDS encoding CopG family transcriptional regulator, translating into MKSARTTISLPPEQLEQLQALADRHGLSLAWVIRQAINEFLARVDQPADFNPLATRKEG; encoded by the coding sequence ATGAAATCCGCACGAACCACCATTTCGCTGCCGCCAGAGCAGCTCGAACAGTTGCAGGCACTGGCTGATCGGCATGGCCTGTCGCTGGCATGGGTGATCCGCCAGGCTATCAATGAGTTCCTCGCTCGCGTCGACCAGCCTGCCGACTTCAACCCTCTCGCTACGCGCAAGGAGGGCTGA
- a CDS encoding SNF2-related protein: MYTAYQRAYLAQWLTLARAEEQKLTQTIAGAKVDMNPHQVDAALFALHSPLSKGVLLADEVGLGKTIEASLVLAQKWAEQRRKLLLIVPATLRKQWSQELQEKFALPSIILEAKSFNEAKKAGVVNPFDRDRAGEPAIVICSYEFAARKQQELALTPWDLVVLDEAHRLRNIYKNDGAKTAKALNDALMGSPKVLLSATPLQNSLLELYGLVSVIDPHFFGDLVSFKARYSKAKLEDVELELLRKRLQSICKRTLRRQVQEEGGINFTRRYSMTATYDPQSDEIDLYERVSSYLQDDQVLAIKPQARHLVTLVIRKILASSSYAIRGTLQRMVERLESKRSLVDALSDYEELADLADATGIDDDDLIDQAALQSEIDQLKDFLRLAESITSNAKGSALLAVLGNAFDFTERLGGQRKAVIFTESARTQAWLFEQLSNAGYAGQVVLLNGTNNDADSIATLQAWQQRHAGSSRISGSRTADMKAALVERFREQASIMICTEAGAEGINLQFCSLLINYDLPWNPQRVEQRIGRVHRYGQKHDVVVVNFINGANRADQRVFELLSKKFNLFEGVFGASDEILGAIESGVDIEQRIHAIYQQCRSDEEIEREFDQLQAQLQSQIESRNQDARRSLFEHFDVDVIERLNIRREKTEQALDDYQKCLLLLARMSLPQARFADDHFELEGIRYTPDWQAAENSDNEFLQPNDGLGLRLIEEARTPIANPEAQVAFHYVPAENGQYSNLLDLLGQSGELTLHRLILSTPKQDYEHLLLAGVTDSGQVLDERTCERLLRLQASELAGSPTLQHNQRLQEQLDTLRAACLKAAEERNERFFEEETEKLERWAEDKRIGLDIRIKQLDQEIKEARKAVRQLETLQEKMNAKKALKKLERERDDLMLAYHEEKKKIEAEEDRLLEEIEQNLELSTEQERLFSLRWRLEGTA; encoded by the coding sequence ATGTACACCGCCTACCAGCGCGCATATCTGGCCCAATGGTTGACGCTTGCGCGAGCCGAAGAGCAGAAGCTGACGCAGACTATTGCCGGTGCCAAAGTCGACATGAACCCGCACCAGGTCGACGCAGCGCTCTTCGCCCTGCATTCGCCTCTGTCGAAAGGGGTCCTGCTGGCGGACGAAGTGGGTCTCGGCAAAACCATCGAGGCCAGCCTGGTACTGGCACAGAAATGGGCAGAGCAGCGCCGCAAGCTCTTGCTCATCGTGCCGGCCACGCTGCGCAAGCAATGGAGCCAGGAACTGCAGGAGAAATTCGCCCTGCCCTCGATCATCCTCGAAGCCAAGAGTTTCAACGAAGCCAAGAAAGCAGGAGTCGTTAACCCCTTCGACAGAGATAGGGCCGGCGAACCTGCAATAGTCATCTGTTCCTACGAGTTCGCCGCCCGCAAGCAACAGGAGCTGGCGCTGACTCCATGGGATCTTGTGGTGCTCGACGAAGCCCATCGGCTGCGCAATATCTACAAGAATGATGGCGCTAAAACGGCAAAAGCGCTGAACGATGCCCTGATGGGCAGCCCCAAGGTTTTACTCTCCGCCACTCCTTTGCAAAACAGCCTGTTGGAGCTGTACGGCCTGGTATCGGTGATCGACCCGCACTTCTTTGGTGACCTGGTTTCGTTCAAGGCGCGGTACAGCAAGGCAAAGCTCGAAGATGTGGAACTGGAGCTGCTGCGCAAACGCCTGCAAAGCATCTGCAAACGCACTCTGCGCCGGCAGGTACAGGAAGAAGGTGGCATCAACTTTACCCGTCGCTACTCCATGACGGCGACCTATGACCCGCAGTCCGACGAAATTGATCTCTACGAGCGGGTGTCCAGCTACTTGCAGGACGATCAGGTGCTGGCCATCAAGCCGCAAGCCCGTCATCTGGTCACGCTGGTCATTCGCAAAATTCTTGCTTCGTCGTCGTACGCCATACGCGGCACCTTGCAGCGCATGGTCGAACGGCTGGAGAGCAAGCGGTCGCTGGTCGATGCCTTGAGTGATTACGAGGAGCTGGCCGACCTGGCCGACGCCACTGGCATCGACGATGACGACCTGATCGACCAGGCTGCCCTGCAGTCGGAAATCGACCAGCTGAAGGACTTCCTACGCCTGGCTGAAAGCATCACCAGCAACGCCAAAGGTAGCGCCTTGCTGGCGGTGCTGGGCAATGCGTTCGATTTCACCGAGCGCCTCGGCGGTCAACGCAAGGCGGTGATTTTCACTGAGTCGGCTCGCACTCAGGCCTGGCTGTTCGAGCAACTGTCCAACGCCGGCTATGCCGGGCAAGTCGTGCTGCTCAACGGCACCAACAACGATGCCGACTCCATCGCTACGCTGCAGGCCTGGCAGCAACGTCATGCGGGCTCGTCGCGCATTTCCGGTTCACGCACCGCCGACATGAAGGCCGCGCTGGTCGAGCGATTTCGTGAGCAGGCCAGCATCATGATCTGCACCGAAGCCGGCGCCGAAGGTATCAACCTGCAGTTCTGCTCGCTGCTGATCAACTACGACCTGCCCTGGAATCCGCAGCGCGTCGAGCAGCGTATTGGCCGCGTGCATCGTTACGGTCAAAAGCATGATGTCGTGGTGGTGAACTTCATCAATGGCGCCAATCGGGCCGATCAGCGCGTCTTTGAGCTGCTGAGCAAGAAGTTCAACCTATTCGAGGGCGTGTTCGGTGCCTCCGATGAAATTCTCGGTGCCATCGAGTCCGGCGTGGATATCGAACAGCGTATTCATGCCATCTACCAGCAATGCCGCAGCGACGAGGAGATCGAGCGCGAGTTCGATCAGCTGCAGGCGCAACTGCAAAGCCAGATCGAGAGCCGCAACCAGGATGCGCGCCGCTCGCTGTTCGAGCACTTCGACGTCGATGTCATCGAGCGCTTGAACATCCGCCGCGAGAAAACCGAACAGGCACTGGATGATTACCAGAAGTGTCTGCTCCTGTTGGCGCGCATGAGCCTGCCGCAAGCCCGCTTCGCCGACGATCACTTCGAGCTAGAGGGCATTCGCTACACGCCGGACTGGCAAGCTGCCGAGAACAGCGACAATGAGTTTCTGCAGCCCAATGATGGCCTGGGTCTGCGGCTCATCGAAGAGGCCCGCACGCCGATCGCCAACCCGGAGGCACAGGTCGCCTTCCACTATGTGCCCGCCGAAAATGGCCAGTACTCCAACCTGCTCGATCTGCTCGGGCAGAGCGGTGAGCTGACGCTGCACAGGCTAATCCTCAGCACGCCCAAGCAGGACTATGAGCACCTGCTACTGGCCGGTGTGACCGATAGCGGGCAAGTGTTGGACGAGCGCACCTGCGAGCGTCTATTGCGTCTGCAAGCTAGCGAGCTTGCCGGCAGCCCGACACTGCAACACAACCAGCGCCTGCAAGAACAGCTCGATACCTTGCGCGCAGCGTGCCTCAAGGCTGCCGAGGAGCGTAACGAACGCTTCTTCGAAGAAGAAACCGAGAAGCTTGAACGCTGGGCGGAAGACAAACGCATCGGTCTGGACATCCGCATCAAGCAACTCGACCAGGAGATCAAGGAAGCACGCAAGGCCGTGCGCCAACTTGAGACGTTGCAGGAAAAAATGAACGCCAAGAAGGCCTTGAAAAAGCTGGAGCGCGAGCGCGACGACCTGATGCTCGCTTACCACGAAGAGAAGAAGAAAATCGAAGCCGAAGAAGACCGCCTGCTGGAAGAAATCGAGCAGAACCTAGAGCTCAGCACGGAACAAGAACGGCTGTTCAGCCTGCGCTGGCGCCTGGAGGGCACCGCATGA
- the prlC gene encoding oligopeptidase A: MTAANPLLQDFDLPPYSQIKPEHVEPAIDSILADSRAAIAKLLETQRANPSWDGLVLALDELNARLGRAWGPVSHLNAVCNNAELRAAYEACLPKLSEYWTEMGQNKPLFEAYDALARSPAAAGFDVAQKTILDHALRDFRLSGIDLPAEQQKRYGEIQMKLSELASRFSNQLLDATQAWTKHITDESLLAGLTDSAKAQMAQAAQAKELDGWLITLEFPSYYAVMTYADHRALREEVYTAYCTRASDQGPNAGQHDNGPVMAEILDLRQELARLLGFAHYSELSLASKMAESTDQVLHFLRDLAVRSKPFAEQDLAELRAFAAEQGVQDLASWDVGYFSEKLRQQRYSISQEEVRAWFPIDKVLSGLFAIVQKLYGIEINELKEFDSWHPDVRLFEIRENGAHVGRFFFDLYARANKRGGAWMDGARDKRRAADGSLVSPVANLVCNFTPAVGGKPALLTHDEVTTLFHEFGHGLHHLLTRVEHAGASGINGVAWDAVELPSQFMENWCWEPEGLALISGHYETGEPLPQALLDKMLAAKNFQSGLMMVRQLEFSLFDFELHATHGDGRSVLQVLEGIRDEVAVVRPPAFNRFANSFAHIFAGGYAAGYYSYKWAEVLSADAFSKFEEEGVLNPATGRAFREAILARGGSQEPMVLFVDFRGREPSIDALLRHLGLSQEAA; the protein is encoded by the coding sequence GTGACCGCTGCCAATCCCCTGCTGCAAGACTTCGACCTGCCGCCCTACTCCCAGATCAAGCCCGAGCATGTCGAGCCGGCTATCGACAGCATCCTGGCCGATAGCCGCGCGGCCATCGCCAAGCTGCTCGAAACCCAGCGGGCCAACCCGAGCTGGGACGGCCTGGTGCTGGCGCTGGACGAACTCAACGCACGCCTGGGCCGCGCCTGGGGCCCGGTCAGCCACCTCAATGCGGTGTGCAACAACGCCGAGCTGCGCGCCGCCTACGAGGCCTGCCTGCCCAAGCTGTCCGAATACTGGACCGAGATGGGCCAGAACAAGCCGCTGTTCGAGGCCTACGACGCGCTGGCCAGGAGCCCGGCGGCCGCCGGTTTCGACGTCGCGCAGAAGACCATCCTCGACCACGCCCTGCGCGACTTCCGCCTGAGCGGCATCGACCTGCCGGCCGAGCAGCAGAAGCGCTACGGCGAGATCCAGATGAAGCTGTCCGAACTGGCTAGCCGCTTCTCCAACCAGCTGCTCGACGCCACCCAGGCCTGGACCAAGCACATCACCGACGAGTCTCTGCTTGCCGGCCTCACCGACTCGGCCAAGGCGCAGATGGCCCAGGCCGCCCAGGCCAAGGAGCTGGACGGCTGGCTGATCACCCTGGAATTCCCCAGCTATTACGCGGTGATGACCTACGCCGACCACCGCGCCCTGCGCGAGGAGGTCTACACCGCCTACTGCACCCGCGCCTCCGACCAGGGGCCGAATGCCGGCCAGCACGACAACGGCCCGGTGATGGCCGAGATCCTCGACCTGCGCCAGGAACTGGCGCGCCTGCTCGGCTTCGCCCACTACAGCGAGCTCTCCCTGGCCAGCAAGATGGCCGAGAGTACGGACCAAGTTCTGCACTTTCTGCGTGACCTGGCGGTGCGCAGCAAGCCGTTCGCCGAGCAGGACCTGGCCGAGCTCAGGGCCTTCGCCGCCGAACAGGGCGTGCAGGACCTGGCGAGCTGGGACGTCGGCTACTTCAGCGAGAAGCTGCGCCAGCAGCGCTACAGCATCTCCCAGGAGGAAGTGCGCGCCTGGTTCCCGATCGACAAGGTGCTGTCCGGCCTGTTCGCCATCGTGCAGAAGCTCTACGGCATCGAGATCAATGAGCTCAAGGAGTTCGACAGCTGGCACCCGGACGTGCGCCTGTTCGAGATCCGCGAGAACGGCGCGCATGTCGGCCGCTTCTTCTTCGACCTCTACGCCCGCGCCAACAAGCGCGGCGGCGCCTGGATGGACGGTGCCCGCGACAAGCGCCGCGCCGCCGATGGCAGCCTGGTCAGCCCGGTGGCCAACCTGGTGTGCAACTTCACCCCCGCCGTCGGCGGCAAGCCGGCGCTGCTGACCCACGACGAGGTCACCACCCTGTTCCACGAGTTCGGCCATGGCCTGCACCACCTGCTGACCCGCGTCGAGCATGCCGGTGCCTCGGGCATCAACGGCGTGGCCTGGGACGCGGTGGAGCTGCCCAGCCAGTTCATGGAGAACTGGTGCTGGGAGCCCGAGGGCCTGGCGCTGATCTCCGGCCATTACGAGACCGGTGAGCCGCTGCCGCAGGCGTTGCTGGACAAGATGCTGGCGGCGAAGAACTTCCAGTCCGGCCTGATGATGGTGCGCCAGCTGGAGTTCTCGCTGTTCGACTTCGAGCTGCACGCCACCCACGGCGACGGCCGCAGCGTGCTGCAGGTGCTCGAAGGCATCCGCGACGAGGTGGCGGTGGTGCGTCCGCCGGCCTTCAACCGCTTCGCCAACAGCTTCGCGCATATCTTCGCCGGCGGTTACGCGGCCGGTTACTACAGCTACAAGTGGGCCGAAGTGCTGTCCGCCGATGCTTTCTCCAAGTTCGAGGAAGAGGGCGTGCTCAATCCGGCTACCGGCCGCGCCTTCCGCGAGGCGATCCTGGCTCGTGGCGGCTCGCAGGAGCCGATGGTGCTGTTCGTCGACTTCCGCGGCCGCGAGCCGAGCATCGACGCCCTGCTGCGTCACCTCGGCCTGAGCCAGGAGGCGGCGTGA
- a CDS encoding aminopeptidase translates to MPIALLDRPLRWLVPVLCGVLLNGCASLDYYAQVSRGQLDLLAARQPVAELLAAPQTDPELKRRLALAQQARTFASAELGLPDNRSYRLYADLQRPYVVWNVFATPELSLQPLTHCFPIAGCVAYRGYYQQGRARGAAALLQAEGLDTYVAGIEAYSTLGWFADPILNTMLRWDDQRLAAVIFHELAHQQLYVQDDTAFNESFASFVEQQGLRQWCAARGLAADDAREARMRRQFTALILASRERLQALYDGPLDDAGKRAAKAAEFERLRAEYRTLRHAQWGGDARYDAWINAPLNNARLLPFGLYDQWVPAFAALFEQAGGDWAEFYRRAEALGELEPGQRERALQQLGQQR, encoded by the coding sequence ATGCCTATTGCCCTTCTCGACCGCCCTTTGCGGTGGCTGGTTCCCGTGCTGTGCGGCGTCCTGCTGAACGGTTGTGCCAGCCTCGACTACTACGCCCAGGTCAGCCGTGGCCAGCTCGACCTGCTCGCCGCGCGCCAGCCGGTGGCCGAGCTGCTCGCCGCGCCGCAGACCGACCCCGAACTCAAGCGGCGCCTGGCCCTGGCCCAGCAGGCACGGACCTTCGCCAGCGCCGAGCTGGGCCTGCCGGACAACCGCAGCTACCGCCTGTATGCCGACCTGCAGCGGCCCTATGTGGTGTGGAATGTGTTCGCCACCCCGGAGCTGTCGCTGCAGCCGCTGACCCACTGCTTCCCGATTGCCGGCTGCGTGGCCTACCGCGGCTACTACCAGCAGGGCCGCGCGCGGGGCGCCGCCGCCCTGCTGCAGGCCGAAGGCCTCGACACCTATGTGGCCGGCATCGAGGCCTACTCGACCCTGGGCTGGTTCGCCGACCCCATCCTCAACACCATGCTGCGCTGGGACGACCAGCGCCTGGCCGCGGTGATCTTCCACGAACTGGCCCACCAGCAGCTGTATGTGCAGGACGACACGGCGTTCAACGAGTCCTTCGCCAGCTTCGTCGAGCAGCAGGGCCTGCGCCAGTGGTGCGCCGCCCGTGGTCTGGCCGCCGACGATGCGCGGGAGGCGCGCATGCGCCGCCAGTTCACCGCGCTGATCCTGGCCAGCCGCGAGCGCCTGCAGGCGCTGTACGACGGGCCGCTGGACGATGCCGGCAAGCGTGCCGCCAAGGCCGCCGAGTTCGAGCGCCTGCGCGCCGAGTACCGCACCCTGCGCCACGCCCAGTGGGGTGGCGATGCGCGCTACGACGCCTGGATCAATGCCCCGCTGAACAACGCCCGGCTGCTGCCCTTCGGTCTCTATGACCAGTGGGTGCCGGCCTTCGCCGCGCTGTTCGAGCAGGCCGGCGGCGACTGGGCGGAGTTCTACCGGCGGGCCGAAGCGCTCGGCGAGCTGGAGCCTGGCCAGCGCGAGCGGGCGCTGCAGCAGCTTGGCCAGCAGCGCTAG
- a CDS encoding YheV family putative zinc ribbon protein, with amino-acid sequence MSEPKKRFIAGAVCPACSAQDTIKMWDEDGTPHRECVACGYAETLNAQGQSVPKELGTRVNRAEPRPAASKGQPVQFFPNPKLKK; translated from the coding sequence ATGAGCGAGCCGAAGAAGCGCTTCATCGCCGGCGCCGTGTGCCCGGCGTGCAGCGCCCAGGACACCATCAAGATGTGGGACGAGGACGGCACCCCGCACCGCGAGTGCGTGGCCTGCGGCTACGCCGAGACCCTCAACGCCCAGGGCCAGTCGGTGCCCAAGGAGCTCGGCACCCGGGTAAACCGGGCCGAGCCCAGGCCGGCGGCCAGCAAGGGCCAGCCGGTGCAGTTCTTCCCCAATCCCAAGCTGAAAAAATGA